A genome region from Setaria italica strain Yugu1 chromosome III, Setaria_italica_v2.0, whole genome shotgun sequence includes the following:
- the LOC101783086 gene encoding pentatricopeptide repeat-containing protein At4g02820, mitochondrial — MLARRLASPFAAAAARLLSTAAPAASSGGGGGRGAGRGDTLGKRLLQLIYPKRSAVVVLRRWAEEGRTVQKYQLNRVVRELRKYGRYKHALEIMEWMRTQTEMRLLPGDHAVHLDLVAKVRGLPSAEKFFEDMPERAKAPSTCNALLHAYVQNGAREKAEAMLAEMARAGYLTCALPFNHMMSLYMASGELERVPEMIKELRRYTVPDLVTYNIWLTYCSKKNSVKSAEKVFDLMKDDRVVPDWMTFSLLASIYINAGLHVKGRDALVEMEKRASRKERAAYSSLLTQYANLSDRGNLDRVWNKMKQTFRKFSDTEYKCMLTSLTRFDDIAEAMNIYREWELASGTRDSRIPNTILSHYIKNGMIEKAESFLSHIVEKRVKPSYSTWELFVWGYLGNNRTDKVLECLKKALSSLEKWEPNHKLATAIFSQVEKMGDIETAEKLLVMFRDAGYVTTEMYNSVLRTYAKAELMPLIVEERMEQDKVAMDEETRRLLRLTSKYPIGEVSTLMS, encoded by the exons ATGCTCGCGCGCCGGCTAGCGTccccgttcgccgccgccgcggcgaggctGCTCTccacggccgcgccggcggcctcctccggcggcggcgggggccgaggcGCGGGGAGGGGGGACACGCTCGGGAAGCGGCTGCTGCAGCTCATCTACCCGAAGCGGAgcgcggtggtggtgctgcggCGGTGGGCGGAGGAGGGCCGCACCGTGCAGAAGTACCAGCTCAACCGCGTCGTCCGGGAGCTCCGCAAGTACGGCCGCTACAAGCACGCCCTCGAG ATCATGGAATGGATGCGGACCCAGACGGAGATGCGCCTGCTGCCGGGGGACCACGCCGTGCACCTGGACCTCGTCGCCAAGGTCCGGGGCCTGCCCAGCGCTGAGAAGTTCTTCGAGGACATGCCCGAGCGCGCCAAGGCGCCATCCACCTGCAACGCGCTGCTGCACGCGTACGTGCAGAACGGCGCGAGGGAGAAGGCCGAGGCCATGTTGGCGGAGATGGCCCGGGCAGGGTACCTCACCTGCGCGCTGCCCTTCAACCACATGATGTCGCTGTACATGGCGAGCGGGGAGCTGGAGCGGGTGCCAGAGATGATCAAGGAGCTCAGGAGGTACACCGTCCCGGACCTCGTCACCTACAACATTTGGCtgacgtactgctcgaagaagAATAGCGTGAAGAGTGCAGAGAAGGTGTTTGATCTGATGAAGGATGACAGAGTTGTTCCTGATTGGATGACCTTCAGCTTGCTGGCAAGCATTTACATCAATGCCGGCCTTCATGTCAAAGGACGAGATGCACTGGTTGAAATGGAGAAGAGGGCCTCCAGGAAGGAGCGAGCTGCCTACTCATCGCTCCTCACTCAGTATGCGAATTTGTCAGATAGAGGTAACTTGGACAGGGTATGGAACAAAATGAAACAAACCTTCAGGAAGTTCAGCGACACCGAATACAAGTGCATGCTCACATCGCTTACGAGGTTTGATGACATCGCAGAAGCAATGAACATTTACAGGGAATGGGAATTGGCTTCAGGAACCCGCGATTCCAGGATCCCGAACACGATCCTTTCTCATTACATCAAGAATGGCATGATCGAAAAGGCCGAGAGCTTTCTCAGTCACATTGTGGAGAAACGAGTTAAGCCCAGCTACAGCACCTGGGAGTTATTCGTGTGGGGATATCTTGGCAACAACAGGACCGACAAGGTCCTTGAATGCCTGAAGAAGGCCCTGTCAAGCTTGGAGAAATGGGAACCAAACCATAAGCTCGCCACGGCGATCTTTTCTCAGGTtgaaaagatgggcgacattGAAACTGCAGAGAAGCTCCTGGTCATGTTCCGGGATGCAGGGTACGTCACCACTGAGATGTACAACTCAGTCCTGCGCACTTATGCAAAGGCCGAGCTGATGCCTCTGATAGTTGAGGAGCGCATGGAGCAGGATAAGGTGGCGATGGATGAGGAGACCAGGAGATTGTTGAGGTTGACGAGCAAATACCCAATCGGCGAGGTCTCAACATTGATGTCTTAG
- the LOC101782396 gene encoding uncharacterized protein LOC101782396 isoform X2, with amino-acid sequence MAFHVACPITWRVCDCELGFGAAAARKGGGGGAAAEVWAGAAAALEGFLADPWLLRPPGAGEADGATVQVEVPPLEPAPEDEEDEARRAAAQRGAAAAEDLARRFESGAYGSPEAEGDQDEWDREDQGNASVKVMCRLCYTGENEGSTKAAKMLPCKLCSKRYHRHCLKSWGENRDLFHWNSWVCSSCRNCEVCRRPGDPNKLMFCKRCDGAYHCYCQQPSHKNVTNGPYLCPKHTRCHSCGSGVPGSGHSTRWFLGYTCCDACGRLFVKGNYCPICLKVYRDSEVIPMVCCDVCEKWVHIECDGISEEKYQQFQADQNLQYTCAACRGECSQIRDTEDAIRELWKRRDVVDHELMVSLRAAAALPSLEDVSPSYPNSDDEKPGAYVLKNDGRNTLKFSLKSNSSKPPPDTPEQEKIVLKSSGSNKKASKKKGGQGNKTDDRHDDIFLERRHDAKSSNSRLGDQSMDGNHDRSPFKNDSNSYISSSTRSSEKNLKSPSMKAVANNADMIPKVKIKGSKVSSLHFKDSGEENTPKNDTGKGTKLVIHLGSRHKTRSGSPKSELSNSQREQDLGSIHGGKIDVTSQMKSSRSEIKEKSVMKLVRETETQQRNSLLGDLGTSKKHATGKRSNALISGMENANETGTRNRSFGLKQSHSSQVDENQGTTALFSSDSSDNLKPSLLKLKFKRPHLEQLNTQASQPEELATWTSQQEEQLNVAKGQRSKRKRPSMEKADDLDGKTAAKRHLQSTDEVMDANWILRKLGKDAIGKRIEVHQASDGQWHQGVVSNVVSGMLCIQLDNGRSENVELGKQAIRLIAGSKGRKR; translated from the exons ATGGCGTTTCACGTCGCGTGCCCCATCACTTG GAGGGTGTGCGACTGCGAGCTAGGgttcggcgcggcggcggcgaggaagggaggaggcggcggtgccgcGGCGGAGGTatgggcgggcgcggcggcggcgctcgagggCTTCCTCGCGGATCCGTGGCTGCTGCGGCCGCCCGGGGCCGGGGAGGCGGATGGGGCGACCGTGCAGGTGGAGGTGCCGCCCCTGGAGCCGGCcccggaggacgaggaggacgaggcgcgCCGGGCGGCCGCgcagcgcggcgccgccgcggccgaggaCCTCGCCAGGCGCTTCGAGAGCGGCGCCTACGGATCGCCG GAGGCAGAAGGAGATCAAGATGAATGGGACCGAGAGGATCAAGGAAATGCTTCTGTCAAGGTTATGTGCCGTTTATGCTATACAGGAGAAAACGAAGGCAGCACAAAAGCTGCCAAAATGCTTCCATGTAAGCTCTGCAGCAAAAGATACCATAGACACTGTTTAAAAAGCTGGGGGGAGAATAGAG ATCTTTTCCACTGGAACTCATGGGTCTGTTCGTCCTGCCGCAATTGTGAG GTATGCCGGCGACCTGGTGATCCCAATAAGTTGATGTTCTGTAAAAGGTGTGATGGTGCTTATCACTGTTACTGTCAGCAACCATCACACAAG AATGTTACCAATGGACCTTATTTATGTCCAAAACATACAAGGTGCCACAGCTGTGGATCTGGTGTGCCAGGTAGTGGCCATAGCACAAG GTGGTTTTTGGGGTACACATGTTGTGATGCTTGTGGACGATTGTTTGTGAAAGGAAACTACTGCCCGATTTGCTTGAAG GTTTATAGAGACTCTGAAGTGATACCTATGGTTTGCTGCGATGTTTGTGAAAAGTGGGTGCATATTGAGTGTGATGGCATCAG CGAGGAAAAGTACCAGCAGTTCCAAGCTGACCAAAACCTTCAGTACACATGTGCAGCATGTCGTGGCGAATGCTCCCAG ATCAGGGACACTGAAGATGCAATTCGGGAGCTTTGGAAGAGGAGGGATGTTGTCGATCATGAACTTATGGTTAGTTTGCGGGCTGCTGCTGCACTACCTTCTCTTGAAGATGTCTCACCATCTTATCCAAACTCGGATGATGAGAAACCTGGTGCATATGTATTGAAAAATGATGGTAGAAATACTCTAAAGTTTTCATTGAAAAGCAACAGTAGTAAGCCTCCACCAGATACACCTGAGCAAGAGAAGATTGTTTTGAAGAGCTCTGGGTCGAATAAGAAGGCATCCAAAAAGAAAGGTGGTCAGGGTAATAAAACAGACGACAGGCATGATGACATATTTTTGGAGAGAAGGCATGATGCCAAATCATCAAATAGCCGTTTGGGAGATCAAAGTATGGATGGTAATCATGATAGGAGTCCTTTTAAGAATGATAGCAATTCATATATTTCGTCTTCAACTCGAAGTTCAGAAAAGAATTTGAAATCTCCATCTATGAAAGCTGTGGCAAACAATGCTGATATGATACCCAAAGTCAAGATTAAAGGCAGTAAGGTTTCAAGTTTGCATTTTAAAGATTCTGGTGAAGAAAATACTCCCAAGAATGATACTGGGAAAGGTACGAAGTTGGTTATCCATCTTGGTTCACGGCACAAAACTAGGAGTGGCTCTCCTAAGTCTGAACTGTCCAATTCTCAAAGAGAGCAAGATCTGGGTTCAATACATG GAGGGAAAATAGATGTCACAAGCCAGATGAAAAGCTCAAGGAGTGAGATAAAAGAGAAAAGTGTAATGAAGCTAGTTAGAGAGACTGAGACACAGCAAAGAAATAGCCTTTTGGGAGATCTTGGTACCTCAAAAAAGCATGCAACCGGAAAAAGGAGCAATGCTTTAATATCAGGAATGGAAAATGCAAACGAAACTGGTACAAGAAACAGATCATTTGGACTTAAACAATCTCATTCCAGTCAGGTGGATGAGAACCAGGGAACTACTGCTTTATTTTCATCTGACTCTTCTGACAACTTGAAGCCATCTTTGTTGAAACTTAAATTTAAGCGTCCCCATTTGGAGCAGCTAAACACCCAGGCATCTCAGCCAGAGGAGCTGGCCACCTGGACTTCTCAGCAAGAGGAGCAGTTAAATGTTGCTAAAGGCCAGAGATCAAAGAGGAAGAGACCTTCAATGGAGAAGGCTGATGATTTAGATGGAAAGACTGCAGCCAAGAGGCATCTGCAGAGCACTGATGAAGTTATGGATGCAAACTGGATACTGCGCAAGTTGGGCAAGGATGCAATTGGAAAGAGGATTGAGGTCCATCAAGCTTCTGATGGCCAATG GCATCAAGGTGTGGTGTCGAATGTCGTCAGTGGCATGCTGTGTATTCAATTAGATAATGGCAGATCTGAGAACGTGGAGCTGGGAAAACAGGCCATTCGCTTGATAGCTGGATCAAAGGGCAGGAAGCGATGA
- the LOC101782396 gene encoding uncharacterized protein LOC101782396 isoform X1 has product MAFHVACPITCRRVCDCELGFGAAAARKGGGGGAAAEVWAGAAAALEGFLADPWLLRPPGAGEADGATVQVEVPPLEPAPEDEEDEARRAAAQRGAAAAEDLARRFESGAYGSPEAEGDQDEWDREDQGNASVKVMCRLCYTGENEGSTKAAKMLPCKLCSKRYHRHCLKSWGENRDLFHWNSWVCSSCRNCEVCRRPGDPNKLMFCKRCDGAYHCYCQQPSHKNVTNGPYLCPKHTRCHSCGSGVPGSGHSTRWFLGYTCCDACGRLFVKGNYCPICLKVYRDSEVIPMVCCDVCEKWVHIECDGISEEKYQQFQADQNLQYTCAACRGECSQIRDTEDAIRELWKRRDVVDHELMVSLRAAAALPSLEDVSPSYPNSDDEKPGAYVLKNDGRNTLKFSLKSNSSKPPPDTPEQEKIVLKSSGSNKKASKKKGGQGNKTDDRHDDIFLERRHDAKSSNSRLGDQSMDGNHDRSPFKNDSNSYISSSTRSSEKNLKSPSMKAVANNADMIPKVKIKGSKVSSLHFKDSGEENTPKNDTGKGTKLVIHLGSRHKTRSGSPKSELSNSQREQDLGSIHGGKIDVTSQMKSSRSEIKEKSVMKLVRETETQQRNSLLGDLGTSKKHATGKRSNALISGMENANETGTRNRSFGLKQSHSSQVDENQGTTALFSSDSSDNLKPSLLKLKFKRPHLEQLNTQASQPEELATWTSQQEEQLNVAKGQRSKRKRPSMEKADDLDGKTAAKRHLQSTDEVMDANWILRKLGKDAIGKRIEVHQASDGQWHQGVVSNVVSGMLCIQLDNGRSENVELGKQAIRLIAGSKGRKR; this is encoded by the exons ATGGCGTTTCACGTCGCGTGCCCCATCACTTG CAGGAGGGTGTGCGACTGCGAGCTAGGgttcggcgcggcggcggcgaggaagggaggaggcggcggtgccgcGGCGGAGGTatgggcgggcgcggcggcggcgctcgagggCTTCCTCGCGGATCCGTGGCTGCTGCGGCCGCCCGGGGCCGGGGAGGCGGATGGGGCGACCGTGCAGGTGGAGGTGCCGCCCCTGGAGCCGGCcccggaggacgaggaggacgaggcgcgCCGGGCGGCCGCgcagcgcggcgccgccgcggccgaggaCCTCGCCAGGCGCTTCGAGAGCGGCGCCTACGGATCGCCG GAGGCAGAAGGAGATCAAGATGAATGGGACCGAGAGGATCAAGGAAATGCTTCTGTCAAGGTTATGTGCCGTTTATGCTATACAGGAGAAAACGAAGGCAGCACAAAAGCTGCCAAAATGCTTCCATGTAAGCTCTGCAGCAAAAGATACCATAGACACTGTTTAAAAAGCTGGGGGGAGAATAGAG ATCTTTTCCACTGGAACTCATGGGTCTGTTCGTCCTGCCGCAATTGTGAG GTATGCCGGCGACCTGGTGATCCCAATAAGTTGATGTTCTGTAAAAGGTGTGATGGTGCTTATCACTGTTACTGTCAGCAACCATCACACAAG AATGTTACCAATGGACCTTATTTATGTCCAAAACATACAAGGTGCCACAGCTGTGGATCTGGTGTGCCAGGTAGTGGCCATAGCACAAG GTGGTTTTTGGGGTACACATGTTGTGATGCTTGTGGACGATTGTTTGTGAAAGGAAACTACTGCCCGATTTGCTTGAAG GTTTATAGAGACTCTGAAGTGATACCTATGGTTTGCTGCGATGTTTGTGAAAAGTGGGTGCATATTGAGTGTGATGGCATCAG CGAGGAAAAGTACCAGCAGTTCCAAGCTGACCAAAACCTTCAGTACACATGTGCAGCATGTCGTGGCGAATGCTCCCAG ATCAGGGACACTGAAGATGCAATTCGGGAGCTTTGGAAGAGGAGGGATGTTGTCGATCATGAACTTATGGTTAGTTTGCGGGCTGCTGCTGCACTACCTTCTCTTGAAGATGTCTCACCATCTTATCCAAACTCGGATGATGAGAAACCTGGTGCATATGTATTGAAAAATGATGGTAGAAATACTCTAAAGTTTTCATTGAAAAGCAACAGTAGTAAGCCTCCACCAGATACACCTGAGCAAGAGAAGATTGTTTTGAAGAGCTCTGGGTCGAATAAGAAGGCATCCAAAAAGAAAGGTGGTCAGGGTAATAAAACAGACGACAGGCATGATGACATATTTTTGGAGAGAAGGCATGATGCCAAATCATCAAATAGCCGTTTGGGAGATCAAAGTATGGATGGTAATCATGATAGGAGTCCTTTTAAGAATGATAGCAATTCATATATTTCGTCTTCAACTCGAAGTTCAGAAAAGAATTTGAAATCTCCATCTATGAAAGCTGTGGCAAACAATGCTGATATGATACCCAAAGTCAAGATTAAAGGCAGTAAGGTTTCAAGTTTGCATTTTAAAGATTCTGGTGAAGAAAATACTCCCAAGAATGATACTGGGAAAGGTACGAAGTTGGTTATCCATCTTGGTTCACGGCACAAAACTAGGAGTGGCTCTCCTAAGTCTGAACTGTCCAATTCTCAAAGAGAGCAAGATCTGGGTTCAATACATG GAGGGAAAATAGATGTCACAAGCCAGATGAAAAGCTCAAGGAGTGAGATAAAAGAGAAAAGTGTAATGAAGCTAGTTAGAGAGACTGAGACACAGCAAAGAAATAGCCTTTTGGGAGATCTTGGTACCTCAAAAAAGCATGCAACCGGAAAAAGGAGCAATGCTTTAATATCAGGAATGGAAAATGCAAACGAAACTGGTACAAGAAACAGATCATTTGGACTTAAACAATCTCATTCCAGTCAGGTGGATGAGAACCAGGGAACTACTGCTTTATTTTCATCTGACTCTTCTGACAACTTGAAGCCATCTTTGTTGAAACTTAAATTTAAGCGTCCCCATTTGGAGCAGCTAAACACCCAGGCATCTCAGCCAGAGGAGCTGGCCACCTGGACTTCTCAGCAAGAGGAGCAGTTAAATGTTGCTAAAGGCCAGAGATCAAAGAGGAAGAGACCTTCAATGGAGAAGGCTGATGATTTAGATGGAAAGACTGCAGCCAAGAGGCATCTGCAGAGCACTGATGAAGTTATGGATGCAAACTGGATACTGCGCAAGTTGGGCAAGGATGCAATTGGAAAGAGGATTGAGGTCCATCAAGCTTCTGATGGCCAATG GCATCAAGGTGTGGTGTCGAATGTCGTCAGTGGCATGCTGTGTATTCAATTAGATAATGGCAGATCTGAGAACGTGGAGCTGGGAAAACAGGCCATTCGCTTGATAGCTGGATCAAAGGGCAGGAAGCGATGA